The following proteins are encoded in a genomic region of Micromonospora olivasterospora:
- a CDS encoding 3-hydroxybutyrate dehydrogenase: MTAEPVAVPHVVQVDLTGRTALVTGGGSGIGRACALRLAAAGASVLVVDRNVEAAKEVAAEADGRAEGVDLADASAVDRLDAAVDIVVNNAGLQHVAPVQDFPAERFADIHRVMVEAPFLLVRRALPHMYARGWGRIVNISSVHGLRASAYKSAYVSAKHALEGLSKVVALEGAAHGVTANCINPAYVRTALVESQIADQAATHGIPESEVVEKIMLARAAIKRLIEPEEVAELVAYLCSPPASFITGASIALDGGWTAN; encoded by the coding sequence ATGACGGCAGAACCCGTGGCGGTCCCCCACGTCGTACAGGTCGACCTGACCGGTCGCACCGCCCTCGTCACCGGCGGTGGCAGCGGCATCGGCCGGGCCTGCGCACTGCGGCTGGCCGCGGCCGGCGCGTCCGTGCTGGTGGTCGACCGCAACGTCGAGGCGGCCAAGGAGGTCGCGGCCGAGGCGGACGGCCGGGCCGAGGGGGTCGACCTGGCCGACGCGTCGGCGGTCGACCGGCTCGACGCCGCGGTGGACATCGTGGTCAACAACGCCGGGTTGCAGCACGTCGCGCCGGTGCAGGACTTCCCGGCCGAGCGCTTCGCCGACATCCACCGGGTGATGGTGGAGGCGCCGTTCCTGCTCGTCCGGCGCGCCCTGCCGCACATGTACGCCCGGGGCTGGGGCCGGATCGTCAACATCTCCTCCGTACACGGGCTGCGCGCCTCGGCGTACAAGTCGGCGTACGTCTCCGCCAAGCACGCCCTCGAGGGGCTGTCGAAGGTGGTCGCGTTGGAGGGCGCGGCGCACGGGGTGACGGCGAACTGCATCAACCCGGCGTACGTGCGGACCGCGCTGGTGGAGAGCCAGATCGCCGACCAGGCGGCCACCCACGGCATCCCGGAGTCCGAGGTGGTGGAGAAGATCATGCTGGCCCGGGCCGCGATCAAGCGGCTGATCGAGCCGGAGGAGGTCGCGGAGCTGGTCGCCTACCTGTGCTCCCCGCCGGCCTCGTTCATCACCGGCGCCTCGATCGCCCTCGACGGGGGCTGGACGGCGAACTAG
- the secD gene encoding protein translocase subunit SecD translates to MAPPQGQMRPGRQLAVLGLIFVVLYLLVFFAGGATGGWKDRLEPRLGLDLIGGTRMTLEATNSLDGRPPTRENLEEARQIIESRVNAFGVAEAEVVTEGNRNIVISLPGENRDLGDVGDAAELRFRKVLKAADGSGQTAPPAATPTPAPSGSASPAPSGSASPAPSGSASPAPSGSAAPSAKAGASPSAGGQGGMAPAPSATPSASASPSAAAPSPSASAEPVPQGVEEQRKAVEQKVGAAAWQTASGLQGPADLTADPSLAEKLKPFGRLTPREVAVLSPEMQFNVPTISCEQLDNRPAASIKDEKQKAVACEDGAVKYLLDVGKVLGTDVSDANAVLDQTSSWVVSLNFTGDGQKKWTELTREAFNNTGQACDQTALGQDGKCRVAVVLDNKIVSSPEIQGVLTGDSQITGNFDNKSASKLAGQLRYGALPVTFEPQEQQNVTATLGASHLRAGLLAAGIGMLLVIIYSFFYYRLLGSVIFLSLVLSALLVFGALVVLGRQIGFTLTLAGIAGMIVSLGVAADSFVIYFERLKDEIREGRSPRSAVPRAWIRARRTIISANAITILSAVVLYVVSVGAVKGFAFALGLATILDLVVVFLFRHPIMTMFARTRAFLSPRVSGLGRILPPPRTEQATRTSRVKEA, encoded by the coding sequence GTGGCACCACCTCAGGGACAGATGCGGCCCGGACGGCAGCTCGCCGTGCTCGGGCTCATCTTCGTCGTCCTCTATCTTTTGGTCTTCTTCGCGGGCGGCGCCACGGGTGGCTGGAAGGACCGGCTCGAGCCGCGGCTCGGCCTGGACCTGATCGGCGGCACCCGGATGACGCTGGAGGCGACGAACAGCCTCGACGGCAGGCCCCCGACGAGGGAGAACCTGGAGGAGGCCCGCCAGATCATCGAGAGCCGGGTCAACGCCTTCGGCGTGGCCGAGGCCGAGGTGGTCACCGAGGGCAACCGGAACATCGTCATCTCCCTGCCCGGCGAGAACCGGGACCTCGGGGACGTGGGCGACGCGGCCGAGCTGCGCTTCCGCAAGGTGCTCAAGGCCGCCGACGGCAGCGGCCAGACGGCCCCGCCGGCCGCGACGCCCACGCCGGCCCCGTCCGGCAGCGCGTCGCCCGCGCCGTCCGGCAGCGCCTCCCCGGCGCCGTCCGGCAGCGCCTCCCCGGCGCCATCGGGCAGCGCCGCGCCCTCGGCGAAGGCGGGCGCGTCGCCGAGCGCCGGCGGCCAGGGCGGCATGGCGCCGGCCCCGAGCGCCACCCCGTCGGCCTCCGCCTCGCCGAGCGCCGCCGCGCCGTCGCCGAGCGCCAGTGCCGAGCCGGTGCCGCAGGGCGTCGAGGAGCAGCGCAAGGCCGTCGAGCAGAAGGTCGGCGCGGCCGCGTGGCAGACGGCGAGCGGGCTGCAGGGCCCGGCCGACCTCACCGCCGACCCGTCGCTGGCGGAGAAGCTCAAGCCGTTCGGCAGGCTCACCCCGCGCGAGGTCGCGGTGCTGTCGCCGGAGATGCAGTTCAACGTCCCCACCATCAGCTGCGAGCAGCTCGACAACCGGCCGGCGGCGTCGATCAAGGACGAGAAGCAGAAGGCGGTCGCCTGCGAGGACGGCGCCGTAAAATACCTGCTCGACGTCGGCAAGGTGCTCGGCACCGACGTGAGCGACGCCAACGCGGTGCTCGACCAGACCAGCTCCTGGGTGGTCAGCCTGAACTTCACCGGCGACGGCCAGAAGAAGTGGACCGAGCTGACCCGCGAGGCGTTCAACAACACCGGCCAGGCCTGCGACCAGACCGCGCTGGGCCAGGACGGCAAGTGCCGGGTCGCCGTGGTGCTCGACAACAAGATCGTCTCGTCCCCGGAGATCCAGGGCGTACTGACCGGTGACTCGCAGATCACCGGCAACTTCGACAACAAGTCGGCCAGCAAGCTGGCCGGCCAGCTCCGCTACGGCGCGCTGCCGGTCACCTTCGAGCCGCAGGAGCAGCAGAACGTCACCGCCACCCTCGGTGCCAGCCACCTGCGCGCGGGCCTGCTCGCCGCCGGCATCGGCATGCTGCTGGTCATCATCTACTCGTTCTTCTACTACCGCCTGCTCGGCTCGGTGATCTTCCTGAGCCTGGTGCTGTCGGCGCTGCTGGTCTTCGGCGCGCTGGTGGTGCTCGGCCGGCAGATCGGCTTCACCCTGACGCTCGCCGGCATCGCCGGCATGATCGTCTCGCTCGGCGTGGCGGCGGACTCGTTCGTCATCTACTTCGAGCGGCTCAAGGACGAGATCCGCGAGGGACGCAGCCCGCGTAGCGCCGTGCCGCGTGCCTGGATCCGGGCGCGCCGCACGATCATCTCGGCGAACGCCATCACCATCCTGTCCGCGGTGGTGCTCTACGTCGTCTCGGTCGGCGCGGTGAAGGGCTTCGCCTTCGCCCTCGGCCTGGCCACGATCCTCGACCTGGTCGTGGTCTTCCTCTTCCGTCACCCGATCATGACGATGTTCGCCCGGACCCGGGCGTTCCTGTCCCCGCGGGTCAGCGGTCTCGGCCGGATCCTCCCGCCCCCGCGGACCGAGCAGGCCACCCGCACCTCGCGCGTCAAGGAGGCCTGA
- the yajC gene encoding preprotein translocase subunit YajC: MLYAAAGGGGGGSLMPLLMIALLFGVMYFMMIRPQQKRRREAQQMQSALAPGDEVVTIGGLYGTVTGVDDDTVLLEVAPGVQTRYARPAIARVVSQAERVESTEPAVEEAETVKE, translated from the coding sequence GTGCTCTACGCAGCAGCGGGCGGCGGGGGAGGCGGCAGCCTCATGCCGCTCCTCATGATCGCCCTGCTCTTCGGCGTCATGTACTTCATGATGATCCGCCCCCAGCAGAAGCGCCGCCGCGAGGCGCAGCAGATGCAGTCCGCCCTCGCCCCCGGCGACGAGGTGGTCACCATCGGCGGTCTCTACGGCACGGTGACCGGCGTCGACGACGACACCGTCCTGCTCGAGGTCGCTCCCGGCGTGCAGACCCGGTACGCGCGTCCGGCCATCGCCCGGGTGGTCAGCCAGGCCGAGCGGGTCGAGTCGACCGAGCCGGCCGTCGAGGAAGCCGAGACCGTCAAGGAGTGA
- a CDS encoding TetR/AcrR family transcriptional regulator: MSDMTSAAEAPRSPGRPRSVRADEAIVEATLDLLADGNTIETLTIEAIAARAGVGKNTIYRRWPGKNALLIDALRRLKGIVPQPAGHSVRDDLVLLVGAVGHHIDPRAAKIMPYLVPEANRSPEQYQLYQNIIEPRRTLMREVLRRGMRSGELRADLDVEVAMALLTGPMLIQRLLRWHPDLDEGLLPERIVDGVLEGIRAR, from the coding sequence ATGTCGGACATGACATCTGCCGCCGAGGCTCCGCGGTCGCCCGGGCGACCGCGGAGCGTCCGCGCGGACGAGGCCATCGTGGAGGCCACCCTCGACCTGCTCGCCGACGGCAACACGATCGAGACGCTGACGATCGAGGCGATCGCGGCCCGGGCCGGGGTCGGCAAGAACACCATCTACCGCCGCTGGCCCGGCAAGAACGCGCTGCTGATCGACGCGCTGCGCCGGCTCAAGGGCATCGTGCCGCAGCCGGCCGGCCACTCCGTCCGGGACGACCTCGTGCTGCTGGTCGGCGCGGTCGGCCACCACATCGACCCCCGGGCCGCGAAGATCATGCCGTACCTCGTGCCCGAGGCGAACCGCAGCCCGGAGCAGTACCAGCTGTACCAGAACATCATCGAGCCCCGCCGGACGCTGATGCGCGAGGTGCTCCGCCGCGGGATGCGCAGCGGCGAGCTGCGGGCCGACCTGGACGTCGAGGTGGCGATGGCCCTGCTCACCGGCCCGATGCTGATCCAGCGGTTGCTGCGCTGGCACCCCGACCTGGACGAGGGCCTGCTCCCGGAGCGGATCGTCGACGGCGTGCTGGAGGGCATCCGCGCCCGTTGA
- the ruvB gene encoding Holliday junction branch migration DNA helicase RuvB, with protein sequence MTGEDLVSAYVSDAERDAEASVRPKRLEEFIAQHRVRDQLDLLLKGAMRRGSPPDHILLSGPPGLGKTTLANIVAAELGSGIRVTSGPVIERSGDLAAILTSLAEGDVLFIDEIHRIAKPAEELLYSAMEDFRVDVIVGKGPGATAIPLDVEPFTLVGATTRSGLLTGPMRDRFGFVAHLDFYSPADLEALLRRSARILGVPITDGGAAEIAGRSRGTPRIANRLLRRVRDFAEVRADGVVTVETARAALAVYDVDALGLDRLDRAVLTALVDSFRGGPVGLSTLAVAVGEQPDTVEEVCEPFLVRAGLLARTPRGRVATEAAWQHLGRTPPNGTFGPVSPSAPDLFSAAPDAAAGQP encoded by the coding sequence ATGACGGGGGAGGACCTCGTCTCGGCGTACGTCAGCGACGCCGAGCGGGACGCGGAGGCCAGCGTCCGGCCCAAGCGGCTGGAGGAGTTCATCGCCCAGCACCGGGTCCGCGACCAGCTCGACCTGCTGCTCAAGGGCGCGATGCGGCGCGGCTCCCCGCCGGACCACATCCTCCTGTCCGGGCCGCCTGGCCTCGGGAAAACGACGTTGGCCAATATCGTGGCGGCCGAGCTGGGCTCGGGCATCCGGGTGACCAGCGGCCCGGTCATCGAGCGCTCCGGCGACCTGGCGGCGATCCTGACCAGTCTCGCCGAGGGCGACGTGCTGTTCATCGACGAGATTCACCGCATCGCCAAGCCGGCGGAGGAGCTGCTGTACAGCGCGATGGAGGACTTCCGGGTCGACGTAATCGTCGGCAAGGGCCCGGGCGCCACGGCGATCCCGCTGGACGTCGAGCCGTTCACCCTGGTCGGCGCGACCACCCGGTCCGGGCTGCTGACCGGGCCGATGCGCGACCGCTTCGGCTTCGTCGCGCACCTGGACTTCTACTCGCCGGCCGACCTGGAGGCGCTGCTGCGCCGCTCGGCGCGCATCCTGGGCGTGCCGATCACCGACGGCGGCGCCGCCGAGATCGCCGGCCGCTCCCGGGGCACCCCCCGGATCGCCAACCGGCTGCTGCGCCGGGTCCGCGACTTCGCCGAGGTCCGGGCCGACGGCGTGGTGACCGTGGAGACCGCCCGGGCGGCCCTGGCCGTGTACGACGTGGACGCGCTCGGCCTGGACCGGCTCGACCGGGCGGTGCTCACGGCCCTGGTCGACTCGTTCCGCGGCGGCCCGGTGGGCCTGTCCACCCTGGCGGTCGCGGTGGGAGAGCAGCCGGACACCGTCGAGGAGGTGTGCGAGCCGTTCCTGGTGCGGGCCGGGCTGCTCGCGCGTACGCCCCGGGGGCGGGTGGCCACCGAGGCTGCCTGGCAGCATCTGGGGCGTACGCCGCCGAATGGTACATTTGGTCCCGTCTCCCCTTCCGCGCCGGATCTGTTCTCCGCCGCGCCCGATGCCGCCGCCGGTCAGCCGTGA
- the ruvA gene encoding Holliday junction branch migration protein RuvA: MIASVRGTVTATGPDHAVVEVGGVGLAVQCAPATLAELRVGEPARLATSLVVREDSLTLYGFADDDAKQLFELLQTASGVGPRLAQAVLAVHTPDAVRKAIANADTAALTRVPGIGKKGAERLVLELRDRIGPVPVAPDGAVGVTAGAWPDQVRQALVGLGWAAAQADQAVAAVAETVDGAPPPVPVLLKQAIRLLGRTR, encoded by the coding sequence ATGATCGCCAGTGTGCGCGGCACGGTCACCGCGACCGGTCCGGACCACGCGGTGGTGGAGGTCGGCGGGGTCGGCCTCGCGGTGCAGTGCGCTCCCGCCACCCTCGCCGAGCTGCGGGTCGGCGAGCCGGCCCGGCTCGCGACCAGCCTGGTGGTCCGGGAGGACTCGCTCACCCTGTACGGCTTCGCCGACGACGACGCCAAGCAGCTGTTCGAGCTGCTCCAGACGGCCAGCGGAGTGGGGCCCCGGCTGGCCCAGGCGGTGCTCGCCGTGCACACCCCGGACGCCGTGCGCAAGGCGATCGCCAACGCCGACACCGCCGCCCTGACCCGGGTGCCCGGCATCGGCAAGAAGGGCGCCGAGCGCCTCGTCCTGGAGTTGCGTGACCGGATCGGCCCAGTGCCGGTGGCGCCGGACGGCGCCGTCGGGGTGACCGCGGGCGCGTGGCCCGACCAGGTCCGCCAGGCCCTCGTCGGGCTCGGCTGGGCGGCCGCCCAGGCCGATCAGGCCGTGGCCGCCGTCGCCGAGACGGTCGACGGCGCGCCCCCGCCCGTGCCGGTCCTGCTCAAGCAGGCCATCCGCCTCCTCGGCCGGACCCGATGA
- the ruvC gene encoding crossover junction endodeoxyribonuclease RuvC has translation MRVLGVDPGLTRCGVGVVEGVPGRPCTLVAYYVVHTDPEDGLPARLLHLDTSLTRLVAEHRPDSVAVERVFSQHNVRTVMGTAQASGIAVLAGARAGLPVQTYTPSEVKAAVTGSGQADKAQMTAMVTRLLRLPEPPRPADAADALALAICHVWRGGTRSKLAAAADRARRGGTR, from the coding sequence GTGCGCGTGCTGGGCGTCGACCCGGGGCTGACCCGGTGCGGGGTCGGCGTGGTCGAGGGCGTGCCGGGTCGCCCCTGCACCCTGGTCGCCTACTACGTCGTCCACACCGATCCCGAGGACGGGCTGCCGGCGCGCCTGCTGCACCTGGACACCTCGCTCACCCGGCTGGTCGCCGAGCACCGCCCCGACAGCGTCGCCGTCGAGCGGGTGTTCAGCCAGCACAACGTCCGCACGGTGATGGGCACCGCGCAGGCCAGCGGCATCGCCGTGCTGGCCGGCGCCCGGGCCGGGCTGCCCGTGCAGACCTACACTCCGAGCGAGGTGAAGGCGGCCGTCACCGGCTCCGGCCAGGCGGACAAGGCGCAGATGACGGCCATGGTCACCCGGCTGCTGCGGCTGCCCGAGCCGCCGCGGCCGGCCGACGCCGCCGACGCCCTCGCACTGGCCATCTGCCACGTCTGGCGCGGCGGGACGCGCTCGAAGCTGGCCGCCGCGGCCGACCGGGCCCGACGAGGAGGAACACGATGA
- a CDS encoding helix-turn-helix domain-containing protein, producing the protein MSVMSSPVEFLELLAREAAAVEFEGPLVAARAAGLPADRLAELEQAKVVALRVRALLERRRRREIELSGLYDTASDLAGLRDLDDVLRAIVHRARNLLGTDVAYMTLNDDERGDTYMRVTDGSVSARFQRLRLPLGAGLGGLVAQSGTPYVTANYPEDDRFHHTGEIDAGVGEEGLVAILGVPLRLGSTSIGVLYAANRSARPFAREEVALLVSLAAHAAVAIDTARLLAETRAALEELSAANTTIRAHSTSVERAAAAHDRMTALVLRGGGVEDVASAVTDVLGGTLLALDADGRRLARVGEIEEPDRADLVEAVAASRTEGRSVRRGPLWYAAVVAGAENLGALVLRPDGELAGADQRILERAALVTALLLLFRRTVAEAEGRVRGELLDDLIARPLRDTDALRSRARRLGVDLDAPHVLVAVDDDAIAATGSARQRVLSWATTYASTRGGLAAARDGRVVLMLPGRDTGAAARAVSRDLSRITGRPVTAGASGPSTGPASLAAVFQEADRCLTALGALGRAGQGASTAELGFVGLLLGAVGGDRGDRDVARFLAATVGPVVDYDARRGTALVRTLEAYFGVGGSLARAAELLHVHVNTVTQRLERVGQLLGADWQKPERALEVQLALRLHRLRTPSG; encoded by the coding sequence ATGTCGGTCATGTCGTCGCCGGTGGAGTTCCTGGAGCTGCTCGCCCGCGAGGCGGCCGCGGTCGAGTTCGAGGGGCCGCTGGTCGCCGCCCGGGCCGCCGGCCTGCCCGCCGACCGGCTGGCGGAGCTGGAGCAGGCCAAGGTGGTGGCGCTTCGGGTCCGCGCGCTGCTGGAGCGCCGGCGCCGCCGGGAGATCGAGCTGTCCGGCCTGTACGACACGGCGAGCGACCTGGCCGGCCTGCGCGACCTCGACGACGTGCTGCGGGCGATCGTGCACCGGGCCCGCAACCTGCTCGGCACCGACGTGGCGTACATGACGCTGAACGACGACGAACGCGGCGACACGTACATGCGGGTCACCGACGGCTCGGTCTCGGCGCGCTTCCAGCGGCTGCGGCTGCCGCTCGGCGCCGGCCTGGGCGGCCTCGTGGCCCAGTCCGGCACCCCGTACGTCACCGCGAACTACCCGGAGGACGACCGCTTCCACCACACCGGCGAGATCGACGCCGGGGTGGGCGAGGAGGGCCTGGTGGCGATCCTCGGGGTGCCGTTGCGGCTGGGCTCCACCTCGATCGGGGTGCTGTACGCGGCCAACCGCTCGGCGCGGCCGTTCGCCCGCGAGGAGGTGGCGCTGCTGGTCTCCCTCGCGGCGCACGCGGCCGTGGCCATCGACACGGCCCGGCTGCTGGCCGAGACCCGCGCGGCCCTGGAGGAGCTGTCGGCGGCCAACACCACGATCCGCGCCCACAGCACTTCCGTGGAGCGGGCGGCGGCGGCCCACGACCGGATGACCGCGCTGGTGCTGCGCGGCGGCGGGGTGGAGGACGTGGCGTCCGCGGTGACCGACGTGCTCGGCGGGACGCTGCTGGCGCTCGACGCCGACGGCCGGCGGCTGGCCCGGGTGGGCGAGATCGAGGAGCCCGACCGGGCGGACCTGGTCGAGGCGGTGGCGGCGTCGCGCACCGAGGGGCGCAGCGTCCGTCGCGGCCCGCTCTGGTACGCGGCGGTCGTGGCGGGTGCGGAGAACCTGGGCGCGCTGGTGCTGCGCCCCGACGGCGAGCTGGCCGGCGCCGACCAGCGGATCCTGGAGCGGGCCGCGCTGGTCACCGCGCTGCTGCTGCTGTTCCGCCGGACGGTCGCCGAGGCGGAGGGGCGCGTGCGGGGCGAGCTGCTCGACGACCTGATCGCCCGGCCGCTGCGGGACACCGACGCGCTGCGCAGCCGGGCCCGCCGGCTCGGGGTGGACCTGGACGCCCCGCACGTGCTCGTCGCGGTCGACGACGACGCGATCGCCGCGACCGGGTCGGCCCGGCAGCGGGTGCTGTCCTGGGCCACCACGTACGCCTCGACCCGCGGCGGCCTGGCCGCGGCGCGCGACGGCCGGGTGGTGCTGATGCTGCCCGGCCGCGACACCGGCGCCGCCGCCCGCGCCGTGTCGCGGGACCTGTCCCGGATCACCGGGCGGCCGGTGACCGCCGGGGCGAGCGGCCCGTCGACCGGGCCGGCGTCGCTGGCGGCCGTCTTCCAGGAGGCGGACCGCTGCCTGACGGCGCTGGGCGCGCTCGGCCGGGCCGGGCAGGGGGCGAGCACGGCCGAACTGGGCTTCGTCGGGCTGCTGCTCGGGGCCGTGGGCGGGGACCGGGGCGACCGGGACGTGGCCCGCTTCCTGGCCGCCACGGTCGGGCCGGTGGTGGACTACGACGCCCGGCGGGGCACCGCCCTGGTCCGGACGCTGGAGGCCTACTTCGGGGTGGGCGGGAGCCTGGCCCGGGCGGCCGAGCTGCTGCACGTGCACGTCAACACGGTGACGCAACGGCTGGAGCGCGTCGGCCAGCTCCTCGGCGCGGACTGGCAGAAGCCGGAGCGGGCCCTGGAGGTGCAGCTGGCACTGCGCCTGCACCGCCTGCGTACGCCCTCCGGCTGA
- a CDS encoding RelA/SpoT family protein — translation MEGTVHPTGDADGSVTDRGADARGTVPGNGAGPARADGGTPGAGVVAPFPAGGASEPSPSAGFALSNAPTGRRVRARLARFNAPWQTSQVSEVLEPLISSHRENHPKADARLVQRAFDTAARWHSGQYRKSGDPYITHPLAVATILANLGMDTTTLVAALLHDTIEDTEYTLDQMRADFGGEVALLVDGVTKLDKVKLGDAAKAETIRKMVVAMAKDPRVLVIKLADRLHNMRTLTFLPRPKQEQKAKETLEILAPLAHRLGMNTIKWELEDLAFGTLFPKRYEEINRLIGEHQPQREALLRQVTQKVGTDLKAAKIKAEVTGRPKHLYSIYQKMIVRGRDFNDIYDLVGVRILVDTVRDCYAALGVIHANWQPVPGRFKDYIAMPKFNMYQSLHTTVIGPTGKPVEMQIRTYAMHRTAEFGIAAHWKYKEHKGTQIVGPPAHIDEMTWLRQLLDWQREAADPSEFLDALRFDLSSQEVYVFTPKGDVIPLPTGSTPVDFAYAVHTEVGHKCIGARVNGKLVPLESTLSNGDVIEIFTSKSDTAGPTQDWLGFVKSPRARTKIRQYFNKERREEAIEAGKDAIVKAMRKQGMPLQRMLTSDALMSIARDLHLADVASLYAAVGDSQVSAQSVVQKLMAAYGGEEGAAEDIAETAVATRPPRSRASSHDPGVVVRGVSDVWIKLARCCTPVPPDAVFGFVTRSGGVSVHRDDCANAEDLKAQGERVVEVSWKLTSASTFLVAIQVEALDRHKLLADVTRVLSDERVNILSATVTTTRDRVAVSRFSFEMADPKHLGHLLAAVRKVDGVFDAYRVTSGA, via the coding sequence GTGGAGGGCACGGTGCACCCGACAGGCGACGCTGACGGTTCGGTGACCGACCGGGGCGCTGACGCCCGGGGCACGGTCCCCGGGAACGGCGCGGGGCCCGCCCGCGCCGACGGCGGCACGCCGGGTGCCGGAGTCGTGGCGCCGTTCCCGGCCGGGGGCGCCAGCGAGCCGTCGCCGAGCGCCGGCTTCGCCCTCTCCAACGCGCCGACGGGCCGGCGGGTGCGCGCCCGCCTGGCCCGGTTCAACGCGCCCTGGCAGACCTCGCAGGTCAGCGAGGTGCTGGAGCCGCTGATCTCCAGCCACCGGGAAAACCACCCGAAGGCCGACGCGCGACTGGTCCAGCGCGCCTTCGACACGGCGGCCCGCTGGCACTCCGGCCAGTACCGCAAGTCCGGCGATCCGTACATCACCCACCCGCTCGCGGTGGCCACCATCCTGGCCAACCTCGGGATGGACACGACAACCCTGGTCGCGGCGCTGCTGCACGACACGATCGAGGACACCGAGTACACCCTCGACCAGATGCGGGCGGACTTCGGCGGCGAGGTGGCGCTGCTCGTCGACGGGGTGACCAAGCTCGACAAGGTCAAGCTGGGCGACGCGGCCAAGGCGGAGACGATCCGCAAGATGGTCGTGGCGATGGCCAAGGATCCGCGGGTCCTGGTGATCAAGCTGGCCGACCGGCTGCACAACATGCGCACGCTGACCTTCCTGCCCCGCCCGAAGCAGGAGCAGAAGGCCAAGGAGACGCTGGAGATCCTCGCCCCGCTGGCCCACCGGCTGGGCATGAACACGATCAAGTGGGAGCTGGAGGACCTGGCCTTCGGCACGCTGTTCCCCAAGCGGTACGAGGAGATCAACCGCCTGATCGGGGAGCACCAGCCGCAGCGGGAGGCGCTGCTGCGCCAGGTCACCCAGAAGGTGGGCACCGACCTCAAGGCCGCGAAGATCAAGGCGGAGGTCACGGGCCGGCCGAAGCACCTGTACTCGATCTACCAGAAGATGATCGTGCGGGGCCGCGACTTCAACGACATCTACGACCTGGTCGGGGTGCGCATCCTGGTCGACACGGTGCGGGACTGCTACGCGGCGCTGGGCGTGATCCACGCGAACTGGCAGCCGGTGCCGGGCCGGTTCAAGGACTACATCGCGATGCCCAAGTTCAACATGTACCAGTCGCTGCACACGACGGTCATCGGGCCCACCGGCAAGCCGGTGGAGATGCAGATCCGCACGTACGCGATGCACCGCACCGCCGAGTTCGGCATCGCCGCGCACTGGAAGTACAAGGAGCACAAGGGCACCCAGATCGTCGGCCCGCCGGCGCACATCGACGAGATGACCTGGCTGCGGCAGCTGCTGGACTGGCAGCGGGAGGCGGCGGACCCGAGCGAGTTCCTCGACGCGCTGCGCTTCGACCTGTCCAGCCAGGAGGTGTACGTCTTCACCCCGAAGGGCGACGTCATCCCGCTGCCGACGGGGTCGACGCCGGTGGACTTCGCGTACGCGGTGCACACCGAGGTCGGGCACAAGTGCATCGGGGCGCGGGTCAACGGCAAGCTGGTGCCGCTGGAGTCGACGCTGTCCAACGGCGACGTGATCGAGATCTTCACGTCGAAGTCCGACACGGCGGGGCCGACGCAGGACTGGCTGGGCTTCGTCAAGAGCCCGCGGGCGCGCACGAAGATCCGTCAGTACTTCAACAAGGAGCGGCGCGAGGAGGCGATCGAGGCCGGCAAGGACGCGATCGTCAAGGCGATGCGCAAGCAGGGCATGCCGTTGCAGCGGATGCTCACCTCCGACGCGCTGATGTCGATCGCCCGGGACCTGCACCTGGCCGACGTGGCGTCGCTGTACGCGGCGGTCGGCGACAGCCAGGTCTCGGCGCAGTCGGTGGTGCAGAAGCTGATGGCCGCGTACGGCGGCGAGGAGGGCGCGGCGGAGGACATCGCCGAGACCGCCGTCGCCACCCGGCCGCCGCGCAGCCGGGCCAGCAGCCACGACCCGGGCGTGGTCGTGCGCGGGGTCAGCGATGTCTGGATCAAGCTGGCCCGCTGCTGCACCCCGGTCCCGCCCGACGCCGTGTTCGGCTTCGTCACCCGCTCCGGCGGGGTGAGCGTGCACCGTGACGACTGCGCCAACGCCGAGGACCTCAAGGCGCAGGGCGAGCGGGTGGTCGAGGTGAGCTGGAAGCTCACCTCCGCCTCCACGTTCCTGGTGGCGATCCAGGTCGAGGCCCTCGACCGGCACAAGCTGCTGGCCGACGTGACCCGGGTGCTCTCCGACGAGCGGGTCAACATCCTCTCCGCCACCGTCACCACCACCCGCGACCGGGTCGCGGTGAGCCGGTTCAGCTTCGAGATGGCCGACCCGAAGCACCTGGGCCACCTGCTGGCCGCCGTGCGCAAGGTCGACGGCGTCTTCGACGCGTACCGGGTCACCTCGGGCGCCTGA